One window of the Primulina eburnea isolate SZY01 chromosome 18, ASM2296580v1, whole genome shotgun sequence genome contains the following:
- the LOC140819443 gene encoding AT-hook motif nuclear-localized protein 17-like produces MKYHYSTMLPKPHRQPANFQHPPPPHLHHSFPSPSAAANRPKSSEVVAHSPSNSTMKQPKDHPPTNDGASIEVIRRPRGRPPGSKNKPRPPVIVTPDSPEPPMTPYVLELPPGVDVIEAITRFCRKRNLGLCVLNGYGLVSNVTLKQPSSTPGATVTFHGRFDILSISATILPPSTSSPNLASGLANGFTITLAGPQGQMVGGIVMGPLISAATVYLISTTFNSPSYDRLPMDDSVVDGDQSTPAVSGGGMDSGGGGGDGVTAAESCGISIHSYNQPSEVIWATTARQPPPLHPPRY; encoded by the coding sequence ATGAAATATCATTACAGCACCATGTTACCCAAGCCCCACCGTCAACCCGCCAACTTCCAGCATCCACCGCCGCCACACCTCCACCATTCTTTCCCCAGTCCCTCCGCCGCCGCCAACCGTCCCAAGTCATCCGAAGTTGTGGCTCATAGTCCCTCCAACTCAACCATGAAGCAACCAAAAGACCACCCTCCAACCAACGACGGCGCCAGCATCGAAGTCATCCGCCGCCCGCGCGGCCGACCACCCGGTTCCAAGAACAAACCCAGACCACCAGTGATCGTAACTCCGGATTCACCCGAACCTCCAATGACGCCTTACGTCCTCGAGCTCCCTCCCGGTGTTGATGTCATCGAAGCCATCACTCGCTTCTGTCGGAAGAGGAATCTTGGTCTCTGCGTACTCAATGGCTACGGCTTGGTTTCCAACGTCACTCTGAAGCAGCCGTCGTCGACCCCCGGCGCCACAGTCACCTTCCATGGCCGGTTCGACATCCTATCGATCTCCGCCACCATTCTGCCGCCGTCTACTTCGTCTCCGAATTTAGCTAGTGGGTTGGCCAACGGGTTCACCATAACACTGGCAGGCCCACAGGGGCAGATGGTTGGTGGGATCGTAATGGGTCCTTTGATATCCGCCGCCACCGTTTATCTGATATCGACCACTTTCAACAGCCCATCATACGATAGATTACCGATGGATGATAGTGTTGTCGACGGGGACCAGTCTACCCCTGCGGTCTCCGGTGGAGGAATGGATAGCGGCGGCGGGGGAGGTGACGGTGTCACAGCAGCGGAATCATGTGGGATTTCCATTCACAGCTATAACCAGCCTTCGGAAGTGATCTGGGCTACCACCGCGAGACAACCTCCACCACTCCACCCGCCACGCTACTGA